A stretch of the Phycisphaerae bacterium genome encodes the following:
- a CDS encoding glycerophosphodiester phosphodiesterase family protein, producing the protein MNCFEMAASFCGGARRLVGRGFSAVVLLAWTTGCSLPGDGINQTSGSCPPEFIIQSHRGAGKLAPENTMQAFELAWRLGTVPEADVRTTKDGVVVAFHDATLDRLVSDLPPEFQGKGTRDLTWSELSKLRIGPQGQPIPRILEVLDAIRGRPERWLYLDVKEVPLERLAEMVSERGVASQVILASTKYEETRRWKELLPRSQTLLWMGGSEAGLSRRLKEVKAADFIGVTQLQIHVKVGNLASEDTFQPSAAFLRAIGEELKARRILFQVFCPGGCDAAGYERLLQLGVQSLATDDPEAALEAVRNHKKRSKK; encoded by the coding sequence ATGAATTGCTTCGAGATGGCAGCCAGTTTCTGTGGTGGGGCCCGTCGTCTGGTCGGGCGAGGTTTTTCGGCCGTGGTTTTGTTGGCATGGACGACCGGGTGTTCATTGCCTGGCGACGGCATCAACCAGACTTCGGGCTCATGCCCACCGGAGTTCATCATCCAGTCGCATCGCGGTGCAGGAAAGCTGGCCCCTGAGAACACCATGCAGGCGTTTGAACTGGCGTGGCGGCTCGGCACAGTGCCGGAAGCTGATGTCCGGACGACCAAGGACGGCGTGGTTGTGGCATTCCACGATGCCACTCTCGATCGGTTGGTCAGCGATCTCCCACCCGAGTTCCAAGGCAAGGGAACGAGAGACCTGACCTGGTCGGAGCTGTCCAAATTGCGAATTGGTCCGCAAGGACAACCGATTCCTCGGATCCTGGAGGTGCTGGATGCCATAAGGGGCCGCCCCGAGCGATGGTTGTATCTCGACGTCAAGGAGGTGCCGCTCGAGCGCCTGGCTGAGATGGTCTCTGAGCGAGGGGTGGCATCGCAGGTGATCTTGGCGTCAACGAAGTACGAGGAGACCCGGCGGTGGAAGGAATTGCTGCCTCGGTCACAGACGCTGCTGTGGATGGGCGGGAGCGAGGCCGGGCTGAGCCGGCGGCTGAAGGAAGTCAAGGCGGCGGATTTCATCGGTGTGACCCAGCTTCAGATCCACGTGAAGGTAGGTAACCTGGCATCAGAGGACACCTTTCAGCCGTCCGCTGCGTTCCTGCGAGCAATCGGAGAGGAACTCAAAGCACGCCGTATTCTGTTCCAGGTCTTCTGCCCGGGCGGCTGTGACGCGGCCGGGTATGAGCGATTGTTGCAGCTTGGCGTCCAGTCGTTGGCCACGGATGACCCGGAGGCGGCACTGGAGGCCGTCCGCAACCACAAGAAACGGAGCAAGAAATGA
- a CDS encoding sn-glycerol-1-phosphate dehydrogenase produces MSCEQRAQVACEERFAERVERALRTASDTREVQIGEGVIALTAEVFRRQFPESAAVVVADRNTLRAAGHRVLGLCRQAGLPVTEPVVFEDPDLHADYRHVERLQSFLNGGGAVPIAVGSGTINDLVKLAAHLCGRPYMVVATAASMDGFTASGASITRHGLKETFFCPAPRAVIADLDIVSEAPGELNAAGYADLAAKTTAGADWILADALGIEAIEPGAWDLVQRCLRQWLMNPEAIQKGNRIAIRGLLEGLLMTGLAMQHCRSSRPASGAEHQFSHLWDMEHHRHAGTVPLHGHKVGIGTLAVTMLYEELLRYPLQLMDPQRICDRQPDLESVRRQVRQTHTLPELRDVSLREVEAKHPDRKQLLALLQRLREVWPDLRERLRDQLIPSRVLCRMLQQAGAPCRPEAIGIDLPRLRRSYLAAQQIRRRFTVLDLATLTGLLPECLERLFARGGAWEQLGHE; encoded by the coding sequence ATGAGCTGCGAGCAGCGAGCACAGGTTGCTTGTGAAGAGCGATTTGCCGAGCGGGTCGAACGTGCGCTCCGCACGGCCTCGGATACGCGCGAGGTGCAGATTGGCGAAGGCGTGATTGCTCTGACGGCCGAGGTCTTTCGCCGGCAGTTTCCCGAGTCAGCAGCGGTAGTCGTCGCCGACCGCAACACATTGCGTGCGGCCGGACACCGCGTGTTGGGTTTGTGTCGTCAAGCCGGTCTGCCTGTAACGGAGCCCGTCGTCTTCGAAGACCCGGATTTGCACGCCGATTATCGTCACGTGGAGCGACTACAGAGCTTCCTGAACGGCGGCGGTGCGGTGCCGATTGCGGTCGGTTCGGGCACAATCAACGATCTGGTCAAGCTGGCGGCCCATCTCTGCGGCAGGCCGTACATGGTTGTGGCGACCGCCGCCTCGATGGACGGATTCACGGCGTCGGGAGCGTCGATTACCCGACACGGCTTGAAGGAGACATTCTTCTGTCCAGCTCCGCGAGCAGTGATCGCAGATCTGGACATCGTATCCGAGGCGCCCGGCGAGCTGAATGCGGCCGGCTACGCGGATCTTGCGGCGAAGACCACGGCCGGGGCGGATTGGATTCTGGCCGATGCATTGGGTATTGAGGCCATCGAGCCTGGGGCGTGGGATCTCGTGCAAAGATGCCTTCGCCAGTGGCTCATGAACCCGGAGGCGATTCAAAAGGGGAATCGTATCGCGATCCGAGGGTTGTTGGAGGGCCTGCTGATGACCGGCCTCGCGATGCAGCATTGCCGGTCCAGCCGCCCGGCCTCAGGTGCCGAGCATCAGTTCAGCCACCTCTGGGATATGGAGCACCATCGACATGCAGGCACAGTCCCGCTGCATGGGCACAAGGTCGGCATAGGAACGCTGGCGGTGACAATGTTATACGAGGAGTTGCTTCGATACCCGCTTCAACTGATGGATCCGCAGCGGATTTGCGACCGCCAACCCGACCTGGAGTCGGTTCGCCGGCAGGTAAGGCAGACGCACACGCTGCCCGAGTTGCGGGATGTTTCGCTCCGGGAAGTCGAGGCCAAGCATCCTGATCGAAAACAGTTGCTGGCGCTACTACAGCGATTGCGGGAGGTGTGGCCGGACCTGCGAGAGCGACTGCGCGATCAACTGATTCCTTCTCGGGTCTTGTGCCGAATGTTGCAGCAGGCGGGGGCCCCGTGCCGGCCGGAGGCAATCGGCATCGACCTGCCGCGGTTGCGGCGCAGCTATCTTGCGGCACAGCAAATACGCCGTAGGTTTACCGTGCTGGATCTGGCGACTCTGACGGGGCTTCTGCCTGAATGCTTGGAGCGGCTCTTCGCCCGAGGCGGGGCATGGGAGCAATTGGGACACGAATAG
- a CDS encoding MFS transporter, whose product MLRQITTLLRPAPQIDRIRDAAKVERQYAYWRQRVLYASLIGYAVFYLVRKNLPVAMPVMQEAMGATKADLGLFLTLHGILYGVSKFANGFLGDRTNPRWFMALGLLLSAMMNIFCGFTGVALTFGVFWVMNGWFQGMGFPPCARSLTQWFSPAERGTKFALWNTSHSIGAAAALGLCSLLVTHDWRLCFLVPAVVAVAGAVFLVDRLRDSPQSLGLPSIEAYWDMHEGGFGQNVIADSDAMAFREFVIHRVLLNPMIWVVSLANFFVYTLRYALLDWGPTMLSEMKGIHVSKAGWSVAAYELAGVAGMLLSGWMTDRVFRGRAGRACAVWMGLCGVCVWLFWRSPSQSPLVYSALLCAAGFFIYGPQCLVGVIAANLASRRAAATAIGLTGLLGYLSTVLSGWGLGRIADRAGWGPVFVVLLASAVIAALLFVLCWNAVAIEHVEKS is encoded by the coding sequence ATGCTGAGGCAAATCACAACACTGTTGCGGCCTGCTCCCCAGATCGATCGCATTCGGGACGCCGCCAAGGTCGAGCGCCAATACGCTTATTGGCGACAGAGAGTTCTCTACGCGAGCCTGATTGGCTACGCGGTCTTTTATCTGGTGCGCAAGAACCTGCCCGTCGCGATGCCGGTCATGCAGGAAGCGATGGGCGCGACCAAGGCCGATCTCGGCCTGTTCCTGACGCTGCACGGCATCCTCTACGGCGTATCCAAATTCGCCAACGGATTTCTGGGTGATCGGACAAACCCTCGATGGTTCATGGCTCTGGGGCTGCTGCTCTCGGCGATGATGAACATTTTCTGCGGGTTCACTGGAGTGGCTCTGACCTTCGGTGTCTTCTGGGTGATGAACGGGTGGTTTCAGGGCATGGGCTTTCCGCCCTGTGCGCGGAGCCTCACGCAATGGTTCTCGCCCGCCGAACGGGGCACGAAGTTCGCTTTGTGGAACACGTCGCATTCGATCGGAGCGGCCGCGGCCCTTGGGCTCTGCAGCCTGCTGGTCACTCACGACTGGCGGTTGTGCTTCCTGGTTCCGGCGGTGGTCGCGGTGGCAGGGGCGGTTTTCCTCGTCGATCGGCTGCGCGACTCGCCGCAGTCGCTCGGTCTGCCTTCCATCGAGGCATACTGGGACATGCACGAGGGCGGCTTTGGGCAAAATGTCATCGCGGATAGCGACGCCATGGCCTTTCGCGAATTCGTCATTCACCGGGTGTTGCTTAACCCGATGATCTGGGTCGTGAGCCTCGCCAATTTCTTCGTGTACACGCTGCGGTACGCGCTTCTCGATTGGGGCCCGACCATGCTCTCGGAGATGAAAGGGATCCACGTGAGCAAGGCCGGCTGGAGCGTGGCGGCGTATGAATTGGCCGGTGTGGCGGGCATGCTGCTCAGCGGGTGGATGACCGACAGGGTCTTCCGGGGACGAGCCGGCCGTGCATGTGCCGTCTGGATGGGTTTGTGCGGCGTGTGCGTGTGGTTGTTCTGGCGATCGCCTTCGCAGTCGCCGTTGGTGTACAGTGCGTTGTTGTGTGCGGCGGGTTTCTTCATCTATGGTCCGCAATGTCTGGTCGGCGTGATTGCAGCCAACCTGGCATCCCGGCGTGCGGCGGCGACGGCCATCGGGTTGACCGGCCTGCTGGGTTATCTGAGCACGGTGCTTTCCGGTTGGGGACTGGGGCGAATCGCCGACAGGGCCGGATGGGGCCCGGTGTTCGTGGTCCTGCTGGCGTCGGCGGTTATCGCGGCCCTGTTGTTCGTGTTGTGCTGGAACGCGGTTGCCATTGAGCACGTGGAGAAGTCGTGA
- a CDS encoding HAD-IIA family hydrolase, which yields MDGTIYKGGTLFDFTPAFLARLGDLGIGHTFLTNNASRSVSDYVAHLREMGIDAGADQIYTSSLCTTDYLRNHLPDVRRVFVLGTPSLQREFADAGYQVLDADDQPDAVIVSIDTGLAYRRLCKAAWWIKQGKPFIATHPDRVCPTDQPTVLVDCGAVCACLTAATGVKPLAVLGKPDPAMLTGILARHSLQPSQLAMVGDRLYTDMVMAHRAGALGILVLTGEATETDVTACSERPDLVVPSLRELGELLSAAHGGKKDKRARP from the coding sequence ATGGATGGCACCATCTACAAGGGCGGCACGTTGTTCGATTTCACGCCGGCTTTTCTGGCTAGGCTGGGCGATCTGGGGATCGGTCACACCTTCCTGACCAACAATGCCTCGCGAAGTGTGAGCGATTACGTTGCCCATCTGCGCGAGATGGGCATCGACGCTGGGGCCGACCAAATCTACACCTCGTCTTTGTGTACGACTGACTACCTGCGCAACCACCTGCCGGATGTGCGTCGAGTCTTTGTTCTCGGAACGCCCAGTCTTCAGCGGGAGTTCGCAGATGCGGGTTATCAGGTGCTCGATGCGGATGACCAGCCTGACGCGGTGATCGTGAGCATCGATACCGGTCTGGCTTACCGCAGGTTGTGCAAGGCGGCGTGGTGGATCAAGCAGGGCAAGCCGTTCATCGCCACGCATCCGGACCGCGTGTGCCCGACGGATCAGCCGACCGTGCTGGTGGATTGTGGGGCGGTGTGTGCGTGTCTGACCGCGGCGACAGGCGTTAAGCCGCTGGCTGTTCTGGGCAAGCCCGATCCGGCGATGCTCACCGGTATCCTGGCTCGGCACTCGCTGCAGCCGTCGCAACTGGCGATGGTCGGCGACCGGCTCTATACGGATATGGTGATGGCCCATCGCGCGGGCGCGTTGGGCATACTGGTTCTAACGGGTGAGGCAACAGAGACTGATGTCACGGCCTGTTCCGAACGGCCGGACCTGGTGGTTCCGAGCCTCAGGGAACTGGGGGAATTGCTGTCCGCGGCACACGGGGGCAAGAAGGATAAACGAGCGAGACCATGA